A window of Enoplosus armatus isolate fEnoArm2 chromosome 3, fEnoArm2.hap1, whole genome shotgun sequence contains these coding sequences:
- the LOC139283238 gene encoding G-protein coupled receptor 22-like, which translates to METDSYTSGPATTDWVGTVAVLEGMGVLQEQGGGGSSSSPASWYMPYSLGFQVSLTAFLMLELVLGFSSNLTVLVLYCSQSNLVDSVSNMVTVNLHVLDVAVCVLCLPLTLVVVLLPPGPNLALLCCFHEACVTFASIATAINILVISLDRYDISVRPANRLLTTRRATLLLAAVWVTSVAVFFIPFFEVQWSSGEGAEERGQVTPLSLSSHGMSATVVPAWRNRTLLCVGAQGYHTGQGMYYHLILQVPIFFTTVAVMLFTYSRILRALNIRIGSHMKKSQRFKGPSCRGRHKRQKKKKAGLKMNDGGEVGAEQCTADGTKQLSHPPLIPSPSPTPTATSPPAVSSSAPLVTSDTGAATPMPATMGVQASVSAIIALRRAVRRHRDRRERQRRVFRMSLIIITTFLGCWAPLSVTNVLILGIGPSDALVSLRLWFLALAYGTTVSHPLLYAFTRQKLRRALRAKVKKRVVSLLQVDPSPGGTVIHNSWVENRKTSRQVRLEASEGTDRCLAEVL; encoded by the coding sequence ATGGAGACTGACAGCTACACCTCAGGCCCAGCCACCACTGACTGGGTCGGGACGGTGGCCGTCCTGGAAGGAATGGGAGTCCTTcaagagcagggaggagggggctcGTCCAGCAGCCCCGCGTCCTGGTACATGCCATACTCGCTGGGCTTCCAGGTGTCACTCACCGCCTTCCTCATGCTGGAGCTGGTGTTGGGTTTCAGCAGCAACCTGACGGTGCTGGTGCTCTACTGCTCTCAATCCAACTTAGTGGACTCGGTGAGCAATATGGTGACTGTCAATCTGCACGTGCTGGATGTAgcggtgtgtgtgctgtgtctgcCCCTCACTCTGGTGGTTGTGCTGCTGCCTCCGGGACCAAACCTGgccctgctctgctgcttccaCGAGGCCTGTGTCACCTTTGCCAGCATAGCCACAGCCATCAACATCCTGGTCATCAGCTTGGACCGATATGACATCTCAGTACGGCCGGCCAACAGGCTGCTGACAACGCGTAGAGCAACGCTGCTCCTGGCTGCCGTTTGGGTCACCTCGGTGGCTGTGTTTTTTATCCCATTCTTTGAGGTGCAGTGGTCCAGTGGAGAaggggcagaggagagagggcaggTGACTCCCTTGTCGTTGTCCTCACATGGTATGAGTGCCACAGTGGTGCCAGCGTGGCGAAACCgaacactgctgtgtgttggCGCGCAGGGCTACCACACAGGCCAGGGGATGTATTACCATCTCATCCTGCAGGTGCCCATCTTCTTCACCACCGTGGCAGTCATGCTGTTCACCTACTCCAGAATACTGAGGGCTTTAAACATCCGCATTGGCTCCCACATGAAAAAGAGCCAACGCTTCAAGGGCCCCTCCTGCAGGGGGCGccacaagagacagaaaaaaaagaaggcaggGCTCAAGATGAATGATGGTGGGGAGGTAGGAGCGGAGCAGTGCACCGCAGATGGTACCAAACAGCTCAGCCACCCTCCCCTCATCCCTTCCCCCTCCCCAACCCCCACAGCTACCTCCCCCCCTGCCGTGTCCTCTTCTGCCCCGCTTGTCACTTCCGACACAGGTGCTGCGACCCCTATGCCTGCCACCATGGGCGTCCAGGCCTCAGTGTCGGCCATCATTGCCCTGAGGCGGGCGGTGCGGCGACACAGGGATCGGCGAGAGCGGCAGAGGCGGGTGTTCAGGATGTCCCTCATCATTATCACCACCTTCCTGGGCTGTTGGGCTCCCCTCTCGGTGACCAATGTGCTAATCCTGGGCATCGGCCCCAGTGACGCCCTGGTCAGCCTACGCCTCTGGTTCTTAGCCCTGGCCTATGGCACCACCGTCTCCCACCCTCTGCTCTACGCCTTCACCCGACAGAAGCTGCGCCGTGCCCTCCGCGCCAAGGTTAAGAAGCGGGTGGTGTCCCTGCTCCAGGTAGACCCTTCACCCGGGGGCACCGTCATACACAACTCCTGGGTGGAGAACAGAAAGACCAGCCGGCAGGTGCGGCTGGAAGCAAGCGAAGGTACTGACCGCTGCCTGGCAGAGGTCCTGTGA